DNA sequence from the Chlorocebus sabaeus isolate Y175 chromosome 25, mChlSab1.0.hap1, whole genome shotgun sequence genome:
GGTGGGGTAGGAAGAGGTTCGCCGCAACCTGAAGGCCTGGGCCGGGCGGGGGAGCCACAGCGAGGGCTCCGGAGCCTGCAAGGCGGAGGCCGCGGCCTGTCCTGGGACCAGCTCACCCCAGGCGCAGAGCCGAGGGCTGGGAGGGCTCCAGGGGCGCCGGGAAACAGGCCGGCTCCGGTCTCCCCGCGCGCTCTCAGCATCGTCAAAGTTTTATTATCCACGGAGCGTCCTGGAATCCACCCGATTCGGatactgagaaacagctgtataaCAACGCAAGGAATTTACAAAACAAGATGACAGCAAACGTGTATATATAGCAAAAACCAACAATGACAATTTAACAAAACTACGATAATTAACaaacaataaatgtattttcttggcCTGGAAATAGTGTGAGCACACTCCTTTCAGATTTCCATCTACCTTGAGCTCAAACAATATTGGAAGAAAAACGACATCCCAACGACGTCCCAAGTATCCCGTCCTCCAAGGTCAGTTTGCTCTATGTAAACTTGATCTTCCTTCTCAGAAGGAACTGGAGTCTCTAAATTTGGGCCCGCTTGCCTGCAGAGCCACAGCAGTTCTCTAACACAGTGTGTTGGAGGGCGCTCTTCACCTCTGTGTTCCTCAGGGTGTAAATAAATGGGTTCAGCGCAGGAGTGACTACGGTGTAGAAGAGAGCTATGAACTTGCCCTGCTCATGGGAGGTGCTCTTGGCTGGCTGGAGATACATTAAGATGATGCTCCCATAAAACAGAGACACCACGGCCACGTGGGAAGAACAGGTGTTGAGTGCCTTTCTCCGCCCTTCTGCTGACCTGATCTTCAACACGGCCCGGGCAATATGGCCATAAGAGACCAGGATGAGCCCCAGAGGGAGGACAACAAAGACAAAGCTGGCCAGGTACATCTCCATCTCATTGAGGCTTATATCCACACAAGCCAGTTGCATAATGAGGGGCATCTCACAAAAGAAGTGGTCAATGCGATTGTTCCCACACAGCGGTAGGAGCATGGTGAGAGTGGAGCCCACCATGCTGGTGGTCAGACCTCCCAGCCAGGAGGCCAAAGCTAGCCCAAGGCAAAGCTGTGGATGCATAATGACAATGTAATGGAGTGGCCTGCAGATGGCAGCGTAGCGGTCATAGGACATGGTGGCCAGCAGGACACACTCGGTTGCCCCCAGCCAATGGGAGATATAGAACTGGACCACACACCCTCCATAGCTTATGGTTTTTTGTGGTCCCCAGAGGTTGGCCAGAAGCTGTGGGACAATGCTCGTGGTGAAACTGATGTCCAGGAAGGAGAGGTTGGCAAGAAAGAAGTACATAGGCATGTGGAGGTGCACATCCGTACGGGAGACCAGAATGATGATGCCATTGCCCAAGATCGATACCACGTAAAAACCCAAGACAACTATGAAGAGGACAGCTTCTAGTGAGGGTTGTGCAGAGAAGCCCAGGAGGACAAAGACTTCTGGAGAACTCACATTGGCTATTTCCATCATTGTATGCTGGGGGTGGGGCAAAAGGCCACCTGTGGGAAGAGCACAGGGCATACCGGGCATGAGACAAGCAATTACATTAGTTAGCaaacattaaaagtaaattttatttcattttatcttattcttttttagagacacagtctcactgtgttgcccaggctaacctcaaactcttgggatcaagcaatcctcccacctcaacttcctcaGTAGGTGagaatacaggcacacactaccttgactggttaaaaataaattttatacccATTGTTTTCAAAAGCAGCCACTCACCAGCTCTGTGGATGGCACTGCATTACCTTCCTCACAGCCAACTTGGACTGTATAATAAAAGACTAGGGGGTGTTCACTGTCTGGAGAAAATGGACATTTATGCAAAATCcttagcactgtttttttttaaattgaaatattgtATTAACAACATCTACATGCAAcctaaatgtttaacaataaagGGTTAGTCAGGTAGAGAGTGGTCTTTCATGTGATGAACCACTGTACAGGCATTAAAATTGTGCCCTCTCAAATTCCACAATCATCTgcaatttttttctgtcattaaaTATGTCCAGTTTTTTATCCCTCCTCACCACCTCTGCTACTACTGGCCCATCTTGCCATCATTTATCATCTGAATTTTCATCTAATATTCTAACTCAtctctctgcttctcctttgctcCCCTTCCAAGTACTCTCAAAAaagtgttggggctcagaaaatgataaCCCCAACATGAAGGTCTCAGAAGCAaaagtttctctttctcctgccttttTGTCCCTGGCTCGCTCTTCCCCGAGGTTAGCCATAGAAATTCAAAGCCagtcataaaacctaaaaatgttACTCTAACTTTCCCTCCACCTTTCTATGTTAAAACCAGCCATAAATAAATTATCTGACCTACCTTACTGGATTGTAGATTATAAGACCTCCATTCCAGACAGGTCTTACTCCTTACCAAGAAAAAAGGAACACTGCTCAGAGAGGCCACAAAGAACCTCACAGATGGGTCTTGCTGGGCTTCTTCACTCAGTCCATCAGCATTAGATCATGCCCTTCGTGttcaatcatatttctacatggctgtccaAATGTctttgaacctaagcataaaaatgggaAGTTTTTCCTGTATCTTTGGATCTTCATCTAAAGGCTCCTCTGTAGTGTAAAACtatgattaaataaatgtgtatgtcttttctcctatgaatctgccttttgtcagttgatttcCGTGAAACTTCAGAGGACAAAGGTGAAATTTTCCCTCACTCCTACAAAAGGAATCAGAGGATTACATTAAAACATATGATCATGTCAGTCTGCTGCTCAACACCCTCATTGTCTTGGTACAAGGCTTGTAGCTGC
Encoded proteins:
- the LOC103230934 gene encoding olfactory receptor 2C3; its protein translation is MPGMPCALPTGGLLPHPQHTMMEIANVSSPEVFVLLGFSAQPSLEAVLFIVVLGFYVVSILGNGIIILVSRTDVHLHMPMYFFLANLSFLDISFTTSIVPQLLANLWGPQKTISYGGCVVQFYISHWLGATECVLLATMSYDRYAAICRPLHYIVIMHPQLCLGLALASWLGGLTTSMVGSTLTMLLPLCGNNRIDHFFCEMPLIMQLACVDISLNEMEMYLASFVFVVLPLGLILVSYGHIARAVLKIRSAEGRRKALNTCSSHVAVVSLFYGSIILMYLQPAKSTSHEQGKFIALFYTVVTPALNPFIYTLRNTEVKSALQHTVLENCCGSAGKRAQI